Genomic segment of Benincasa hispida cultivar B227 chromosome 1, ASM972705v1, whole genome shotgun sequence:
taaatactgcatattttgatcttatctgctcagactttccccacccctaaatttaaagatgagcaaggttctcattgtgttgtttggatagactagacaaacacttagaagaaaatgtcaaaaagaaggtttgagtagaagctttattactaaatatcgcgGCATTAACGCATCGTATTACAGGATTTCGAAGCAAGGAATAACGCTAACGCGTTAGACAAGTGTCGCAAGAAAAGCTCTAACACAagggccatgcgtcggagggagttCAACGCAGAGCAGATTCATTGCTctaggctgattgtgtcacattaccacttgcaagtatgggcacctgcaagcaggcggcgtctgaaaagcttccaagcaGCAGGCggtgtctgaaaagcttccaagagTCAGGCGGctaaccagggcatggactttaatgctgaccaggACATAGACTTTAATGttgcccattcaccaagtggacgtgACCAAAGcttataaatagatgaagtccctccagagttAAGAAGTTCGAAAAATTTtcaagatccttactctctgtaTATTGTAGTCTTAGTTCTGTAAAAGTTGTGTCGTGGTGTCGAGGCaatcaaaagggttgagaaccaccatcaCCGCCGGtcagggagcggaggaagccactcttgagaaagacactcCGTCCAtttcctatacaagtgattatacacaacgagattgagccaaagaaatacaagagattgttttctttggcttgactcagtttccttcttatttatcactttcattccatttgattaaatatttttttttgtaaagactccttatttctttataaaattcatatttgatctatcatacttactattgtttatttcttgtttatgttgaatgcattaatactttatgcacaacTTCATTCTAACTGAAGccaacttgacaacttggtaAAAACATCTTTAATTTAGACTAttcgaaagaataactaagTTGCATTAAGTAGGACGCCTAGTatagctagagatagacttactggtgtctattgcattttgtgttagacgcatgcatcctagagataggttttgtatgttattcatgttgagaaatgttgaatgaaatctgatgcataaacaaaagataagcaaatcatcccatctTATTCACATCACTTCCTAATTGTGTACACTCATCTTAGAACGACGCGTCTACTTACCTTAAACtccattttcgcatgatccatcattcaccactcctcttttgtatcttcttgcacaggcacagtaatttaatgtaaataatacATTTCTCACATTCATTTAGGAAAACACCTACAGtagatacaacgcaaggtctgtgTTTGGTCAACTAAATCCccgagttcgaccctggacttactaggaacctaaatcagatttatacttgggtctggtttaAGGAAACTTGAACATCATTATTAGGAGTTGTGTGCATTCTATGCATATATCTAATGCCCCAACGTGTTACAATTACTTAAATGCATCAAAGCTTAAATGCATCACTTGTATTTAGAAcctatttttccaatttattttatacaatacactcccagAGCAAATCATTATagcaacgaacaagtttttggcgccctTGCTGAGGATTCAGAAACTAGAACTAACCAGAAATTTCGTTTGTATCTGTTGTAGGAACACTTCAGTTGAAGAAGTATTACAAGCTACGCCTAAGCTTGTGAACGTTTATGAGCAGGGAGAGCACTCCTGAATTCAGATACGACCCCGAGATTGAAAGGACCTTCCGGCATAGGAACCGATCCAACCGTCGTCGAAGGTTAAGGTAGCAATTTCTCAAACAACAAAACAGGCAACGAGCAATGGCGAAAGAATAGGAAAATCAGCAACTAGCTCATGCTGCTCAGAATTCGATCCTGATGCCAAATAGCAGCACGCATCCCATGAGGGAGGACGCGTCGCCTGTactgtatgatttctctctaggaatcataTACCCAACGCCGAATGGAACCAAGTTCGAAATGAAATATGTTATGCTCCAAATGCTCCAGAGTGCTggacaatttgggggtggtTGTGGTGAAGATCCTCACGCCCATATGAAGCGTTTCTTGGAAACGTGtaattcatttgtgattcctggaatcacccAGAGGCGATCAGGCTATCCTTGTATCCCTATTCTTTGCGTGATGATGCAAAACAATGGGTAAGTTCACTGGAGCCTGGAGAAATCACCACCTGGGAGAAGTTGGTggaaaaatttatgcaaaaatacttcccacctaccaccaacgCGAGGAGGCGTCGagagattatgaactttgaacaagaagatacTGAGACCTTAAGCCCGCATGGGAGCGTTTTAAGGGCTTAGTCAAAAATTGTCCAAACCATGGACTACCACTAACTATCCAAATGGAGACGTTTTATGGAGGACTGAATAGAGCATCACAGATGGTAGCAGACGCAGCAGCGACTGATGGACTTATGGACAAATCTTATACTGAGGCTAAAGAGATACTAGACCGCATTGCCAAACACAATATGGAATGGGTGGATGATACATATGATGGAAGAATTGACAGGAGAAGGAGATCTTAGAACGTTAATTCTATTGATGCCAACGCAATAGCCACACTTTCTGCTCAAGTGGCTACGATGACTAGCCTTCTGCAGAACATAATGCTAGGAAACGCATCAAATCAGCAGAAGGTGAATCAGGTAGAGGCTTTTGGGCAGCCCATGGTCAGTTATGTGGGCTGTGGAGATTCTCACTCCTATGCTGAATGTCCGCAAAACCCTTAGTtagtatgcttcataaaaaaCAATCCATTCTCTAATACATATAACcctggatggagaaaccatccaaatttttcttggatAGGAGGAAATCAGCAAGAGCACCACCCAGGTGCAAACCATCAGCAAAGGAATGGACCGCCGCCTGCATTTCAACAAATGCATCAGCAACGTCAACAACCCTTCAATAGAGGACAGGCGTCGAGCTCAGGATCTTCGCTTGAGAACCTATTAAAGGAATACATAGCCCTGAATGACGCGTTGCTGAAAAACCAGGCGTCATCTATCAGAAACCTGGAGATCCAGGTAGGGCAGATAGCAAGCGAGTTGAAAAACAAGCAGCCTGGAGTTCTACCTAGCAATACCGAAACACCTGGGAATAATaatgggaaggagcaatgtcatgCGGTGACGTTGCGGAGTGGAAGagctcttgaagaaagaagaatgaatccAAGAAACAGCAGTCCTTTGAAAGAACGCATTACATGTTCAATGGATCAGAAAGAATGAACGCCCGAAACCACAAGCCATTTGGCAACTAGTACGTCTAACGCGGAAAAGCCTGAGGTGCCGCTGAACGCACCATTCTCTAGGCgtttgatgaagaagaatgatgaacatcAATTCAAGCGCTTTCTTGAGCTTCTAATGCAGATGCACATCAGTGACGTGCATAAAGGTGAGAAAGAAGCTTTGGAGCAGATGCCAACATATGTaaaattttttaaggacattttgACGAAGAAGAGAAGAGTCAGTGAGAAAGAAGTAATAGCGCTAACACGGGAGTGTAATGCGTTAGTAAGTAACAATCTACCAAAGAAGCAGAAGGACCCTGGGAGCTTCACAGTTCCTTGTTCGATAGGAGGATTGGATGTGGGTCATGCATTGTGCGATCTTGGAGCCAAATTAATCTCATtccactttcaatttttaagaaattgggaATTTTCGAAGCACAACCTACTTCTGTTACTCTTCAGCTTGCTGACAGAACAATTAAGTACCCAGAAGGGAAGATTGAAGACGTTTTGGTGATGGTTGACAATCTCATATTCCCAGCAGACTTTATTATCTTAGACTATGAAGCAGATAAGGAGGTACCAATTATCCTTGGATGTCCATTCTTAGCTACTGGGAAAGTTTTAATTGACGTGCATAAAGGTGAATTAGCTATGCGCGTGGACAATAAAGGGGTGAAGTTTAATGTGCTCAACGCATTAAAGTTCTCAGATAGTGAAGATTGTCAACTAAATAGTATTGAGTTGCCTGAAGAAGAGACCCATTTATGTGAGGTCCTCGCATTGGAGGAAAACCTTAAAGAATCAGAgccgccaagtctgagtgagcggcGGAAAAATCCAACGCGTCCATCACTTGAAGAACCACCAGAACTCGAGTTGAAACAGTTACCTGGACACTTGAAATATGCATTCCTTGGAACCAACAACACTTTACCTGTGATCATTTTCGCAAATCTCACAGAGCCTAATGAGCAATCTCTCTTGTAGATGTTGAAAAAGCACAAGCATGCAATAGGCTGGACGCTTGCAGATATCCGTGGCATTAGTCcatcttattgcatgcataagattaAGCTTGAAGAAGGGAATTCGGGGTAAATCGAGCCTCAAAGAAGGCTAACCCcataatgaaagaagtggtTAAGAAAgagattttaaaatggttagaTGTGGGAGTTATTTATCCAATATCTACAGTAGCTGGGCAAGTCCAGTCCAATGCATCCCCAAGAAAGGGGGAACGACCGCGATAGTCAACAGTAATAATAAACTCATACCCTCTAGAACTTTCACGGGCTGTCGCATTTGTATGGATTACCGAAAGCTCAACCCAGCAACTAAGAAAGACCACTTCCCCCTTCCTTTTATCGATCAAATGCTTGACATACTTTCGGGTAAagaattttattgctttctcgATGGTTACTCTGGTTACAACCAGATTCTGATAGATCTGGAAGATCAGAAGAAGACTACATTTACTTGTCCCTTGGAACATTTGCATTCAGACACATGCCCTTTGGGCTGTGTAACGCATCGGGAACATTTCAATGATGTATGATGGCTATCTTCTCTGACTTCCTAGAAAAGACTGTTGAAGTCTTCATGGACGATTTTTCAGTCTTTAGAGACTCATTCCAGTCATGCCTAGATAATTTGGAGTCGTCCTCGCTCGGTGCGAGGAAACAAACTTggtgctgaattgggagaaatgtcacttcatggtgactgaaGGAATTTTCTTGAGTAACAAAGTATCTAAGGCTGGCTTAGAAGTAGATGAagccaaaatagatgtcatagcAAAACTTCCCCTACCTGTAAATGTTAAAACTTTACGAAGTTTTCTAGGGCGTGCTGGCTTCTATAGACGGTTCGTTAGAGGATTCTCTCAGATTGCGCGACCTCTAAGCGCATTACTAGAGGCGAACCGACCTTATGACTTTAATGAAGACTACACTGACGCATTTGAAACTTTAAAGTATGCGTTGACGATAGCCTTAGTACTGATAGCACCGGATTGGACGCAGCATTTTATCCTTATGTACGATGCGAGTGAAGTGGGAGTAGGAACAATGTTAGGGCAGAAGAAGGGTAACTTGATACATCCCATCTCCTACGCGTCCAAAAAGTTAAATGACTCTCAGGAACACTATACCACtactgaaaaagaaatgttggctGTAGTGTTTGGTATTGAAAAGTTTCGATCTTAGTTGGTGCGTCAGCCACCATATACACCGACCACTCGGCCATAAAATTCTTGATGAGCAAAATGGACGCTAAGCCAACATTGATAAGATGGGTGCTGCTGGTATAGGAGTTTGATAGTGATATCCAGGACAGAAGGGGAACAGAAAAtcaggtggctgaccacctGTCTAGGCTAGAGAATCAAGAAATGCAAGCCCAAGAAAGTGAAATCAAAGACGCATTTCCTGATGAAAGTCTGTCTAGAGTTGAAGGCAAGGAATCTTGGTATGtggacatagtcaattatttcaCCACCAAGCAATTCCCTAGGAACTTCAACTCTCAGCAAAAGAAACTGTTAGTTCATAACagcaagttttattttttagatgAACCGTTTCTATATAAACAAGGCCCTGACTACATAATGCGTCAATGCATCCCAGAGGAAGAGACACAACGCATCTTAGCCGAGTGTCATGACTCTTCttatggagggcatttcggTGGACCAAGAACCGCAGCGAAGGTCCTTCAAAGCGGATACTTTTGGCCCACCCTCTTTAAAGATGCGAGGGAGTTTGTTCGAAAATGTGACCCCTGCCAATGCACTgggaatatttcttcaagggacgcaatgcccttgaacaatatTCTTGAAGTTGAGTTATTTGATGTTTAGGGCATAGACtttatgggaccttttcccCTGTCCTGTGGCCAATAGTACATCCTGCTTATAGTAGATTATGTAtctaagtgggtagaagcaATGGCCTATGCTAGGATTGATGCGTCCACTGTATCTAAGTTTCTTACCAGGAACATCTTTACACGCTATGGAATGCCAAGAGCCCTGATAAGCGACGAAGGTACACCCTTTATTAATCGCATCATTTCCAAATAacttgcaaaatataatgttaGGCATAAGATTGCCACTGCCTACAATCAACAAACAAACGGTCAAGCGAAAGTATCAAATCGAGAAATCAAGTCCATCCTGGAGAAAGTTGCCAATGCAACGCAAAAGGATTGGGCACAGAGGCTGGATGAGGCGCTCAAAGCCTACAGGACTACTTACAAAACtcctataggtatgtctccatactcTCTTGTATTTGGAAAAGCCTGTCATTTACCTTTAGAGTTAGAGCACAAGGCGTTTTGGCCAGTTAAGAAGTTGAACATGAACTTGGACGCCGCGGGCGCTCAACGCAAAATTCAGCTCAACGAGCTCGAGGAGTGGCGATTGAACGCATACGAGAACAGCAAGTTGTACAAAGAAAAGACAAAGCGTTGGTATGATCAACGCATCAGTAAGAAAGAACTTGTTGGCCAAAAAGTTTTATTGTTCAATTCACGACTGTGTTTGTTTCCAAGAAAACTAAAATCCAGGTGGTCAGGACCTTTTATCATCAAAGCAATCTTCCCATATGGAGCTGTGGAAATAACACAAGAAGATGGCACCAACGCATTCAAGGTAAACAGCCAAAGAGTAAAGccttactttgaagatggaCTGGAATGCCAGAAGTCATCTCTCGCACTACGCGAAGCCAGTTGAGCCTGCGTCGAAGTATCCTTACGTTTGCAATGCCATATATGCCAGGGACGCTTCCCCTACCCTTATCTTTTTgcattttgtattttatgatGCGTTTGAattttttgatttatttgtttggaTATTTTTAGATTGACCGtctttgtttttgcttttacaaaagttggaaacttgtttgtttttctttaaaaagttgTGTATGATCGAATTTGGAACAACGGACGCGTTAAACGCaagtctaacgcatggcccAGTTGAAGGGATGCGTCTCGAGAACAAAAAAACACTCGACTATTTAGATAACCGAGACGACCCTTCAGCTTCACATTTATTGCAGACGTCAGGCGCCGTCTGACGTCAGCCACTAACCTTCCCTCTGCCTATAAAAAGGCCCAACGATTCGAAGTCCTCTTCTTCTACTTCTTCATTTGCACTCTCGAGCCCtctaaaacaaaaagaaagtaaaaaagaaaccCGAACCTCTCCGTCTCACTCGCTTTTGATTCGCTCGAGCTTCTCCGGCCACCATGTCGTCCGCCTCAGATAGCCAGAACTAGACAATGAGCTTTGGGAATGACTCTTCGGTAAGctctttcttctcttcctctGTTTCGATTTCTCCTCCCTCAATCCCTAGAAAAACCACCAAAACCCTCGCGCAAACCAAACCTACACACGGTGGAGCTACCTCTTCCCAGCGGCCGTCCGTTTCGAAACCTTCCACAGCCCCCACGAAACTCCCTTCCAAAGCCTCGAAAGCTACCGTTACCCCTCCGGCCAAGATCCCTCAACCTAAACCTAAAACCCCtcaaccaaaacccaaaaataCCCTCAAGCCAAGGGCCAAGACACCTACAAAACCAAGGACACGTCCGTCATCTACGGTCACTTTCAAACCCTACACCAAGCCTGCCCCACCACCAGTCATCCCTAACATCACTATGGTAGGTGCAATGCATAATCCACTCCAAGCCTATGCCCACAACGCACCATTACCAGCGGTGCATCCACCACCTCCACTTTCTATCGAGCCCTTGGCCACCATTTATCCCGTGGAATCAGACACGTCGAGCCAACCACCTTCTTCGCCCATCCTCATATCTTCCTCTGGGACGCCTCATACCCCAGTGGGCACCCCTTCATTTACTCCACCCATACCACCCTCTGACAGTCCTGCATCGAGCGCAATCTTGAAGAGTTGGCAGAATTGGCTCGATTAGACAAGCAAGAGGTTTTTGGTACGATCTTGGCATCCCTCAATCAAAGTCAAGAGGAAGAGCAAGTGATGCGTTCAAACCCACCAAACGCATCATTTGAGTTAGACGAAACGTAGCGGTATGCAATGATGTTTGAAGaggaattagaagaagaagaaagggaagaagaaaatagagaagGAAAAATTGGCCCTGACGCGTCTCAACCACGCTCATCCGACGCGAATGAAGGgcctttaaaataaaaaagagtaacaagaaaaagaagattgatattggaggaagaagaagatgagtaaTCTGCATCCGAACCTGAGGGTGCAACGCATGAAAACAGCTCAAGGCACGACACACTAGAGCAGGAATTGGAAAACTACCAGCCCGCAATGCAAGGGCAAAGGAAGACTGATCTCCAAAGGGAATTGGAGAATGAACTGAGAGAACTGGCAAGGGAAGCAAAAGAGTATGCGGCAGGAAAATGCAAGGTAACCGACGCATTACCTAAGAAGACTTCGGGAAGAAAGCGTCAATTTAGTGACATACTCGTAGAAAAGGGTTTCTTCCCCGAACGCCACCCACTGCCAATTTACATAACTGAGACAATAAATGCATTGGGGTGGAATCAATTCTCGTTGGGCACACCCGCATCTGGCCCAACCTCGACCGCATGTTCTAcaatagtgagtttgatatgGAGAAGAACACAGCTTTTGTTGATGGGGTGTTAGTGCGCTTCTCAGCTGACaagataaatgaagtgttcaacatTGATAGTAATCTGGACGCGGAAGGAAATCGCATCTTGGAACAACCAACGCAAAGTCAATTAGAAGATGCGTTAAAGACGGTAGCCAAACCTGGAAGAAAATGGCAAACATCGAGAAACGGGGCAAAAATGTTAGCTTCCAGGAATTTAACTCCAGATGCGAATCTGTGGTATTACTTGATCAAACagagcatcatgcctacaaTACATGATGAGACATTATCAAAAGAACGCGTCCTGACTACTTATTGCGTCATGCAGTGCATCCCTCTAGACATTGGAAGAATTATAAGGGATCAGATCAAAGCCATCAAGACTAAACCACGGGGGAAACTCTATTTTCCATGGCTGATCTGTGCACTATGCGAACACGGAGGTATCCCTCTGGGGGATGATCATGAAGATATCGATGGCTTGATAGACATAAAGTTAGTAAGGCGTCTACTTCGTGGTTCGCCGCATCAACCTACCTAAACTTCCAGCTGAAGAAGCACAACCACCCTTCAATCTTACTTTCCATGACTCACCATTGGCCTTGGCAGAAGGGAGTCCTGATCAAACACACCAAAAACCAACTCATATAGATCAGGACATCCCTTATTCCCTTTCTTCACCCCAATTAAGCCCAATTCCCAATTTTGTGCCTCCTTCAATAATTTTTTAGCCAATTGGGCTAGGGTCAAGCAATGCTGCAAATTTTGAAGACCTAGTTGGAAGAAGTGAAGAACCAACACCACCTCAATGCAGCGTAGACttagaagagttgaaaacttttGTTAGTGATCAGCTCAGACCACTGGCCGTGTCTATCGAAGGTCTACAACAACAGAATCGAGTTCTAAGAGATTATCTAAGGCAGCAAACAAGAGGGATGCAAGACCAATTTATTTACACAATGCAATACATCAATCAGGTCTTAGTTGGAATGTTTGCTCTGCCTTCACTGCTTGCTCATCTTAGAAACCCCTTACGCTTCATAGATGAAGACCCTGAGGAAGAACGTAGAGACGATGCGCCAACACAGTAGAGTTTTGGGGTGTTGggttatattgatttaattgttCTTTTGTATCTGCTTGACTTGTTTGTTTACTTCATGTGGgtttatgaaaatgaatgagaaattcctTATCATTTTGTTCCTTGCGTTTAACTTTGGCATACCtgatttttgttctttagatattttctaagtcttgTGCTTGGCGTaacctcaatgatatcaactatatgAAATCTATAAGCATAGAATAGGCgttagaaaaatcaacaaggCTTGAACTTCTCTAAAAAATATTAAGTTTACTTTCTAATGCGTGCAAGCTCTAAGTCTTAAACTCCTTTCAAACTCTCAAAGccttttgaaattttctctcttttagcaatgaggatttagctcgTCTCCAGATTTGGGATGAGTATAGCTCATCTCCAAATCTGGTATTTGACTGCAATTGATGAAGTTCACGATGTCCGCATACTAGGGAACATTAATGCCCACTGCCATCAGCAGCTCATCAGGGAATTtttcctcaatatctttttctttatcttgaacctcgcaattctccgatcttgacaaatgatccgCGACTTGATTCTCGATGCCCTTCCGGTCTTTAATCTCTAAGTCAAATTCTTGTAGTAGGAACACCCACCGTATAAGacttggttttgcatccttctttgtcatcaaatacttgatcgcAGAGTGAACCGTATACACCACAACGATTGTTCCGATTAAGTATTGTCAGAATTTCTCCAGTacaaataccactgcgagcatttctttctctgtggttgtatagttTTCCTATGCATCGTTCAATGTTTtacttgcataataaataggatgcatTACCTTATCCTTGCGTTGACTTAAAACTGCACCCACAGTATATCGATAGCATcgcacatcaacgcaaatggttgcgtccaatctGGCGCAATCAAAATGGGTGCGAAGATGAgtgcatctttcaatgtgttgaatgctttggtACACGCATCATCGAAATTGTATTCTCGGTCAGCTTCAAGGAGtgcacttaggggccttgcgatctAAGAGAAGTTACGAAtgaatcttctataaaacctaGCGTGTCCCAggaagctcctaagtgtttttacgTTCACTGGTGGAGGTAACTTGGAAATCTTTGCTTGATCAACTTTTAATCCTGCTTGAGAGATTTTATGACCTAGAACTATACCTTCTTCCACCAttaagtggcatttttcccagttcaaaacaagattcgttgccacgcatctcttcaagaccttttcaAGTTTAGACAAACAGGACTCATAATTACTGCCAAAGACTGacaaatcatccatgaataccttgactgactccaagtaatctgaaaatattgccatcatgcattgTTAAAAAGCGCCTAGAgcattgcagagtccaaatggcatgcatcGGAATGCAAatgtaccaaatgggcacgtaaAGGTTGTCTTGTCATGGTCCTCCGGCGTAATTGCTATTTAgttataccctgaatagccatcaagaaagcagaaaaattcattccccacaagtctg
This window contains:
- the LOC120077859 gene encoding uncharacterized protein LOC120077859; the encoded protein is MKKNDEHQFKRFLELLMQMHISDVHKGEKEALEQMPTYVKFFKDILTKKRRVSEKEVIALTRECNALVSNNLPKKQKDPGSFTVPCSIGGLDLADRTIKYPEGKIEDVLVMVDNLIFPADFIILDYEADKEVPIILGCPFLATGKVLIDVHKGELAMRVDNKGVKFNVLNALKFSDSEDCQLNSIELPEEETHLCEVLALEENLKESEPPSLSERRKNPTRPSLEEPPELELKQLPGHLKYAFLGTNNTLPVIIFANLTEPNEQSLL
- the LOC120077871 gene encoding extensin-like; the protein is MSFGNDSSVSSFFSSSVSISPPSIPRKTTKTLAQTKPTHGGATSSQRPSVSKPSTAPTKLPSKASKATVTPPAKIPQPKPKTPQPKPKNTLKPRAKTPTKPRTRPSSTVTFKPYTKPAPPPVIPNITMVGAMHNPLQAYAHNAPLPAVHPPPPLSIEPLATIYPVESDTSSQPPSSPILISSSGTPHTPVGTPSFTPPIPPSDSPASSAILKSWQNWLD